The Proteiniborus ethanoligenes genomic interval AGCAAGCTACCGAGCAAGCTACCGAGCAAGCTGATGAAGATATCATAAAACTATTAGAATTTTGTAAGATTCCTAGAAGTAGATCAGAGATGCAGGAATTTATGAACTTAAGTCATAGAGAGAACTTTAGGGTCAATATACTGAATCCTTTGATAAAAGGAGGATTATTAAAACTAACAGTACCAGATAAACCAACAAGTCCAAAACAAAAGTATTATTCAGAAAATAGGTAGATTAGTTGTTGGGATGACTTTTATAAATTGTAAACCATGATACGATTTTGATACCACAAGAAACAATAGAAGAAAAAACCAATTAAAATACAAGAAATAGTCACAAATGTGACTACTCAAAACACTGTAAATACTAGTAAACAATATTGGGAAGTGACAAGGGGACGCTTCTCTTGTCTTATCGAAGTGACAAGGGGACGCTTCTCTTGTCTTATTATATTTTTCCTGTTATTTTTTATCTAAAATGAGTATCAATATTATAAGTATTTATTAATATATTGGAGGAAATAATATGGAAATTTTTGAAGAGTATCTTGGGAAAATAGATAATTTAGAGCATAGAGAAAAAACTAAAAAAGTATTAACCTGGGTAAGTGAAACATTTCCAAATCTATCACCAAGAACTGCATGGAATCAGCCTATGTTTACGAACAATGGTACATTTATAATTGGATTTAGCATAGCTAAAAAACACTTAGCAGTAGCACCTGAGGAAGAAACAATCCATAGATTTTCTAAAGATATAATAGAGGCAGGCTTCAATCACACTAAGCAGTTGATGCGTATTCCGTGGGATAAAGAGGTTAATTATCTATTACTGGAAAAAATCATTGAATTTAATATTTCTGATAAAGCCGGTTATTCAGCATTTTGGAGAAAATAAAAATTTAATATAAATAGCAATTTGAATAAAAAGCAGAAAATTATGGGAAGCTTATAATCCGAGTATTTCAAGATACAGAAAAAGAAACTGAAGAATAAATAACTTATAAAGTATTACTGCCGTCAGGGGGAGGAGGCTTGTATTGACCGAAGGTAGATAGATGTCGTAACCTAAAGCGGTTATTAAAAACAAGAGCCTTGAAACCTTTATTTTACAAAGGTTTCAAGGCTTTTTCATGAAAAATGTATGTTTCCACTATAATACATATACTCTACTAATACCTTGTAAAGTGTAAAGACAGCATCACCTGCAATAAAGCCATAGAGAAACAAAGTATTTTTATGTTTAATCCCCAACAGGAACAGATAAAACATCAAATTCTCCAGTAATACTGGTATTGTAGAAGATCACATCATATAAATTCTCTAATTCTGATAAAACAGACAAATCCCCAGTAACATTAGTATTTGAAAGGTCAATAACTTCCAGATTAATAAGTTCCTTTAAACTAGCCAAGTCTCCATTGATATTAGTATCCGAAAGGTTAATCTGCTCTAGGTTTATAAGTTCCTTTAATGAAGCAATATTTCCAGTAATCTGAGTGTCTTTTAAATAAAGTTCTTCTAAACTAGTTAGAGTACTAATAGCTGACAAATCTCCTGTAACATTATTTCCTTTAATGTTTATATATTTTAATTTATTTAAGCCCTTTAATGATGATATATCTACTTTGATTTTATAATCACTATATAACTGGATCCTCTCTAAATCAGTTAAATGATTTAAAGAATCTAAATCACCATGAATTCCTGTATTTTTTAAGTTAAGATACTTCAATTTATTTAGATTTTTAAGGGTAGATAATTCACCCTCTACTAGGGGAGTCTCTAGCAATATGTTATAAAGATCCTTCAAACCACTTAATGCAGATAAATTACCTGTTACTGAAGTAGAATCAATATTAACTCTTCTTAATTTGCTCATACCACTTAGATATGATATATCTCCATAGACAAGATCTTTATAATCCTGTAAAAGATCTATTACTAGGCTTTCTAAATCAGTTAATTCTTTTAAAGAAGCTAAATCTCCATCAATGAAGTTATAATTTAAATTAATTTCTTTTAGATTATATAGCTTACTTAAAGAAGATAGGTTGCCGTGGATTTGTGATTTATTAAGTTTTACATGTTCTAAGTTTGATAATCCACTTAATGATTCAATGTCCCCTGCAATAGTTGTTTCATTGTTCATATCACCAAAAGCTATGTATTTTAATCCTTCCATTTCAGATAAGCATTTTATATCACCAGTTACTTGAGTAGCTGATAAATCTATTTTTTCAAGATTATCTAATCCACTGAGCCAATCAATATTTCCAGAAACGGATGTATATTTTAGATCAACAGTTTCTAGCCTTGTTAACATGTTTAGGTCATGTATATTACCCTTTATTCCATAGCCAGAAATAACAATGTTTTTAAGGTTTTTGAAGTATTTAAAGTCCTCAAAACTATTTATTTCATATTTCACCCTCTCAGGACATAAATCTTCTCTATACCCAACATCCTCTAATAGAATA includes:
- a CDS encoding iron chaperone — encoded protein: MEIFEEYLGKIDNLEHREKTKKVLTWVSETFPNLSPRTAWNQPMFTNNGTFIIGFSIAKKHLAVAPEEETIHRFSKDIIEAGFNHTKQLMRIPWDKEVNYLLLEKIIEFNISDKAGYSAFWRK
- a CDS encoding leucine-rich repeat domain-containing protein, with protein sequence MKLINIIVLVLIISILVGCQPTVTGNVEVNNEEQTVDNSSKNLIENVENKRIELEDPKQVISFIDSGFEDMIREYYDLGNGDILLEDVGYREDLCPERVKYEINSFEDFKYFKNLKNIVISGYGIKGNIHDLNMLTRLETVDLKYTSVSGNIDWLSGLDNLEKIDLSATQVTGDIKCLSEMEGLKYIAFGDMNNETTIAGDIESLSGLSNLEHVKLNKSQIHGNLSSLSKLYNLKEINLNYNFIDGDLASLKELTDLESLVIDLLQDYKDLVYGDISYLSGMSKLRRVNIDSTSVTGNLSALSGLKDLYNILLETPLVEGELSTLKNLNKLKYLNLKNTGIHGDLDSLNHLTDLERIQLYSDYKIKVDISSLKGLNKLKYINIKGNNVTGDLSAISTLTSLEELYLKDTQITGNIASLKELINLEQINLSDTNINGDLASLKELINLEVIDLSNTNVTGDLSVLSELENLYDVIFYNTSITGEFDVLSVPVGD
- a CDS encoding Fic family protein; amino-acid sequence: QATEQATEQADEDIIKLLEFCKIPRSRSEMQEFMNLSHRENFRVNILNPLIKGGLLKLTVPDKPTSPKQKYYSENR